The DNA sequence GCACCATTGTTGTATGCATCCTTTTCTACATCTGAATGAATTACTGAACAATCTAACTGTACTGTTATTATTTAACAATTAAATTAAATGAATAGGCTATGTTTATGTTATTAGATTGGAGAGTGGTTAAGTTTATGAAACAAATTTTACAGTGAGGAAATGCTTGCACAATCTTGCGGCTTGGCTCTAGAGACTAGCTGGCTGAACTTCGCAATGTCTACGCTAGGAGATACATATGATACGCTAAGTGACATCACCAACATCGCACGTATGATTTCAATAGATATATATACAACACTTTTGGGATGTCTCTTTGATTCTCGATATTATTAGTCCAAACAACTACTTTAGATGAGGCCTCACGAAAGAGGGAGGAAAGAAACATGCAGCAACATAATTGTAGAGCTGAGATGACCGACGAACAGAGAAAAGAGATTAAGAGAAAACAACTGAGTTTCTTAATTCAGATATATTTTCAAGGATTTATCACAATAAGTTGGACGGCTCATTTCCTAATGTCCTTTCACAGCTGCCATCTCATGGTTATGTGAGTTTTCTGATCCCTGATGACTTTCATTCATGTCTTACAGTTTAGCTAAACAATTGCCAATATTAATCTAATCATTATACACTATGAAACACGATTTTAGACTGGTTCATATATTTAGGACCACACTACTTGATTTATGGTGGCGGTCAACTGCAAGATGCCCGGTCTGCCATTCCTTGCTCTTTGCGAGTTTTACTGATGGGTACCATTTTTCAATGACAGGTGTCAGGAGCTGTTACGACGAGAGCAAGCGTACAGCTGAAACGTTGACCATGGATTAGTTGACCAAACATTTTTTCCCCATTTATTTGTGGATTAGTTTGATTAGCTCCTCAGTTCCTCTGCTTATACTTTGTAGCATAAGTTGTACAAGTATATAAGTGATTTGATTGCATACTTTGTAGCATAAATTGTACAAAGTATATAAGTGATTTGATTGCTGAAATGGATGAAACATGTGTAATGTGTGAGATTGATCGACAGCTGTAAAAAATGGGTACTGAACAACAGcacctatatttttttttgtttttgtaaaTTGTCATTAGTGACGCGTATTCGCTAAATAAGTCACTGATGAGGTCTACACCAGCGATGCATCTTAGCTGAACGAGTCTGTGATGAAAATCCATGACGTTTTAGATCATCACAGTACCCTTTTCCTATGCTTCTAGGCCATGCAATCCATGACGGAAATAAATACGAATCCGTGACGGCTCAATTTGGTGCAACAAATGTATGACGTGAGATACATGACGAATTTCTCGTTCGTCATGGATAGTTGATTGTGACATATTTTTGGCAATTTGTGACAAAATTCATCGTCATGTAAAGCACCAATCCTTGTAGTGCGATGTTCAGAAACTATCAAGAATAGGGTTTTCATGTGATTTTTTCTGGACAAAAAGCCTGGCGTTACAGAAGGCGGTGCATCAATACACATTTTCTATGACAAACTGGGTGAAACGTCTGTCAATGACGATTGCATTTCTGATTAAAAACACTACAACATGTTGAATTGGGTGCTTCCACTTGGAAGATGGAGTGGCATAGCTAGCTCAAGTTACGATTAAGCAGTTTCGCTAGAATTAAATTTATCAAGTACTCCACTTATTCCAAACTATAAGtcatttgttttttttctatCCTACATGGTTTTTACTACGCACCAAGATATTCATGACGTCTAAATCCATAGTAAAAGCATGTATTTAGACAACCCAGAATAACTTACCATTATTCAAAAATCAAAATAAAGGGAGTAATAATAACAAGCACAACCATGACAGCAGTGCCTCTCTAAACAACAGGAGATGGGGTGGGGCTCAAGACAACTGGGGTGCCCGTGCCCTGTCTCCCATCCGTTGTGACCCAAAAAATGAGACCCGCTATATTAGTTATAACTGTAAACAGACAGAAGTGCAGTACGAAAGCGCCAGCGAGAGGATACTGCCGCTTGATGATCACATTCTTTCCTTTGTCGTGGCTGATGCGCTGTCTTACTATAAACCTCCAGATCGTGCTCCAGCTCTTTGCAGGCATAATCCACGTCGTCACGCACATTTGCAGCGCGAAGATGCACGTCTCGATCGCCATCAACCCGTACCGACTGACAGCACTCGTGATCGCCAGGGCCACGTAGAAGGCCAGCATCAGTGTCATGAGCGACACCCACATGCACTGCAGCGCCCACGCGAAGCTCGTGAacgaggcgacggcggagcgcGACGTCTTGCCGTAGACGAGCAGGATCACGGCGACCACCGACGTCGCCACGGCGAACATGTCCAGGAACAGGAAGGTGCCGAAGGCCGGCGACTTGCCCTCCAGGAGAGCCCTGCCCGTGCCGCCGCTGTCGTACCCGCCGGGCACGTTGAACCCGGCCGCGAACGCCGAGGCCGCGATGAGCACCGCCACCACCGCCAGGCTGTCCGACGTCCTCTCCACCCCCTGCACGACGTCGCGGCCGCTCCATGGCGCCAGCTGGTCCTGCCTCCGCGTCGACCCGAGCTGCGCCCCGTACGCCACCAGCGTCACCACCAGCCTCACCATCGTGAACGAGCTGGTGGTCGACGCCGCGGCGAGGAGGTCGAACGGCGTGTCGCCGTCGTCGTTCACGACGTCGGCGCGCGCCCCGCCCTTCCGCAGCAGGTCCTCCACGACGCCCGGCGCGCCCGCCGCCACCGCGAGGTGGAGCGCCGTGTTCCCGCCCCCGTCCCGCGCGTCCAGCAGCAGACCGCGCAGCCTGCGGCTCTTGATGGCAACAGACGACACCACGGACGCCTGCTTCTCCCTGCACGCGGTGTGCAGGAAGGTCCCGCCGTCACCGTCGCGGAGCTCGCCGGCGTCCGGGTACATCCTCAGCATCTCCTTGGCCACGCGGTGGTGCCCCATTCGCGCCGCGACGTGGAGAGCCGACAGACCGGACGAGTCCTTCTTGTACACCGTtgacggcggcgcggcgcgtAGGATCGCGTGCACGACGCTGCGGTCGCCGGCCGACGACGCGAAATGGAGCGggctgctgccgctgctgtCGACTTGGTCTGCGAGAGCTGGCCTCCAGCCGAGTAGCACGTCAACCATTTCTGCAGGCAACACGTACAAATGGTGAACACATTTTTCGTTCTCCGACGAGCAATTCGATTCAATTCTTCGGCAGTAGGCAAGCAAAAAACTCACCGGAGCTCTGGAAGACAGCAGCGTGTAGAGCATTCTGCGAGCTCGGCCCAGCCGACGACGCGTCCTTGCACTTGGTGATCGCCTTGACTGCTTGCACCGATCCGCTCATGACCGCCAGATAAAGCGGCGACACGCCGGCGTTGTTCAGATCGGCCGCCGGGCCTGCCGCCGCCGACACCAGGGCCGCCACCACGACGTGGTGCCCGTGCCTTGCGGCCAGGTGCAGGGCCGTGTCGCCGGCCTGGTTTCTGCATCCCAGGATGCTCTCGCCGGAGCCCCGGGAGAGCTTGACGAGGACGGCGACGGCCATGACGTGCCCCGCCCTCGCCGCGCAGTGCAGCGGCGTGTCCAGCGCCGAGTTGCGGTGAGATAGGAGGAGGCCATGCTCCGTGAACCTGTGGTAGAGCTCCTGGATGAGCTTGTCATGGCCTTGCTCCGCAGCCACGTGGAGAACGGTGTTGCTTTCCGCACTCACTTCGAGTATGTCGCACTGTCCGTGACGAATGCCTGACACGCCTCGATAAAAAGTTGATTTAGAATAGGTAAACACATAAGCTACCTAATGTAGTTGTTTAGTTGCACTCGTATCTAAATACCTTGTTCCATATGTTTGGTCAGTTGGTGACTTAGGGATAGATTGTTTAAGGTGAAAAAATTAGTAATTTTTTAGTTCAATCTAACTCCAACCTATATAGAATATGCAAACTCAATCTCACGACTGGTCATGCTCTGACTCCACCGCACGACCGTGACTACCACAACAGCCTCCTCTTCTTCTGCACCTCCGGCGGCCTTAGAAGGGGCTTGAGGGAGACAAGACGGCCCAACATGGTGGGGACAGGAGACATCCGCAGCGAGGTGGAGGCGGCGGCCAGGCTAGGTTTAGGCGGAGGCATCCATAACCATGGCGGCGGTGAGGGAGGGGAAAAAAGAGGCTGCCGCAGACGTGGTAGGGTCACGTCAGAACTCTGTGGCCGTGGtagtctttgttttttttttctagctgGTTATTAgccagttttttttaaaaaaataaatctttCATCTGTATCAATGAAATAGGCATGGCCCCATGACGGTCTGTTTAGGAAGAAAAAAAACTTATACATCGATCGGATGCAACAAAAAGGtgacttaaggccttgtttagtttgtcaaaagaaaagcttttgaGTCCTGTAGCATATTAGTAACAATTAGTGTCcagttatagactaattaggattaaAAAATCGTCTCGCAAAATAtatacaaactgtataattagttatttttttaatctatatttaatatttcgtacatatgtccaaatattcgatatgatagggaaaaaaattttaggtgaacAGAGCCTTTGGGACTTCATGTGTGCGTGTTCTTACCAGCAGCAGCTTTGCCATCTCTCGCGGCGCCCTTTTGACGGAGAAGCAGCTCCATGACCTCCTCCGTCCTCCCACGGTAGACTGCGCGATAGAGGGAAGGGCACATGCTGATGAACAAGTGTGCAGCATCGTCTTTGGGATGCCTCATCATCGGCTTCGTTGCCGGCGAATCACCCGGCGGACAGGCGAGCTGCACGCAGTGCTGGTGCTGCCGACGATGATCCATCGGATCGGATCAAGCTGGTTACTACTACGCCGTTGCTGGAGGGTAGACGATATGATGGGCAGCTGTGTGAATATATATAACATAAAGGCTCATGTTCGCTTAAGCTTATCTACAGAATcattagtgtttttctcttataataatttAGTGAATAatactttttaaatttttttagataagtGAATAGGCATGAATATACATTTGCATTATCTTATAAGTTTGTATGTACTGCTAATAGCATGTAGACAGAGAAGGGCGAGAAATGAGATGCAAAAAGCTTGTATCATTCGACCGGCGGCGTTGTTTTTTTGTTGCTGGATGCTGGCCATGCATCTGACCAAGTCGCCACCATGGTACAAGGATGCAGGCTCAGTCCATAGATTCGTGGGGGCCTAGAATCAACTCCACTCCATTTTAGGATGTTTAGTTGGAAGTGTTAAACTTTAGTAGAtactgtaatatttttgttttatttagtaattagtctctaattatggactaattaggcttaaaagatttgtctcgtcaattactctctagttgtgtttctagttttataaatagtctatatttagtattttatatatgtatatgttcaAACATTCAATGTGATAAGTGTTAAAAAACATGAGCAACCAAAACAGGGTCTTAATCTGAACACATAACAATGATTGtcaatatatgtatatatgaagtTTTATCAATAAATCAATACTAAAAATTCATCAAAAAAGCAATATTCACGTTGACAACCAAATTTGGTAATTTGGTAGCCAGAAGTCAGGGCATGATTTCACATTGACAATTGACATTTGTCTATATATTAATCAGTCATGGCTGTTCAGTGGCGGAGGGAGAGGGACCTGGGGGGGCCTAGCACCCTGGCCCAAATGTTGTTACTAGTCCCTCTATTGTATAGTAAACTAAAAGGATTCTCCACGCGTTGCCGCGGGTAcgaaaaagaaatataaatagGTTAGAGTGTTAATCACTAAGAATCGAGAGATGTGTATGTATGGTGTTGGTAATATAGCAATATATGTTAATAAATGATGTGGTTTGCTAATGTGAATAGCTTGAATGAAGACATAATGACATGTTTTAGTTGGATGTGTTAGTGGATGCTGATGTTGACACTTTGCATAATAAGAGAATGgggtttatctttataagatataTAGATATATGTATTAAATAAGTTACTTAGCCCCTCCTAATTTAGCCTAAGCAATGACGTTGTTTGAGGCCTAGACACCGAGTTGGCCACTTACGTATGTATACAACCCATTTAGCTTTAAGCCTTTAGCCATCTTCGTACGAACTAAATGCCAAACATCGCTGTGGCATGCTTGTCTCAGTGTCTGGCTGATTCCTCGCAACTCATCTGTTCATCTTCTTCGGTTTTTGGTTTCACGCTCCACAGCTCCACCTCCACGCCTCTGCGGCTCTGTTGCCTGCTCTATCCATTACAAGCCGAGGCTGCAGCCAAGGTAACGTGGAACGGGATGCTCCTAATGTGGAAGGGGAAACTCCTAATGATCATGTCAAGAATCCTAATAATCAGAGCTCATACTTATTCAATTGGGTGTTTTACTAATCTTAAGAACTCAATGGCACAAGTTGACAATGTGATTCTTAATCAAAAAGAGAATGCTTGCAACAAGAAGATGACTATGTGTTGCGACTATGATTGATTGCCTTAGGTAATAAGAAAAATTAACAAgtctcttttttatttttgcaacTAGAGTTATATGTGCTGGAGTATTTATAACTTGTTTTGTCTATATGCTTAGGTGGTTCATATTTCAATGACACCCCTTTAGAGGCCATGATAAATCTATAAGTTCCTTAAATAGGGGTAATTTTCATGAAATGCTCCAACTTTTGGCTATGTATAACAAGGAGGTTAATGAGGTTGTGCTAGAAAATGCTTCCAAAAGTGCAAAATACACTTCACCTGATGTCCAAAAGGAAATTCTAAGGATATTTGCTCGAAAAGTGCAGAAATCAATTAGAGAGGAAATTGGCAGTAGCAAGTGCATAATGGTTGATGAAGCTCGAGATGAGTCCAAAAAAGAGCAAATGGCAATAGTCCTCCGATTTGTCAACAAGGATTTACAAAAGAACCTTTTCTTGACCTAATCCATGTTAATGATACTACTGCTTTGACCCTTAAAGAGTCAATTTGTGTTGTCCTCTCAGCTAATGGCCTAAGTATACAAGATATAAGAGGACAAGGTTACAGTGGAGCCAGTAATATGCAAGGGGAGTGGAATGGATTGAATGAAGGCTCTAATTCTCAATGAGTGACCGTATGCATATTATATTCATTGCATGGCTAATCAACTTCAATTAGCCCTTCTAGCAGCATCAAGGGAGGTACATGAGGTACCAATTTTTTTAGCATGTAACTTTCATCATAAATGTTGCTAGTGCTTCTCCTAAGCGCAATGATGACTTGCTAGCAAATCAAGTTGAGGAAATTGCTCATGAATCGAATTGGGAGAGCTTGACATAGGGCGAGCGACAAATCAGACATCCTCCCTACAAAGGCCAGGGGACACCAGATGGAGTTCCCACTATAGGTTTATTCTAAGCTTAAAAAATGTTTGCTGCCACAACTTCAGTACCACGCAGCATTGCTAATGATCATTTACAATTTCAAAGTATTCTCGCAGAGATGCCAATGGTGCCTTACGAATCATTATCACATTTGATTTTgtgtttattatacttctaatgGAAAAGATTATGAAGATCACATATGTGTTGTGTCAGACGCTCCAAAAGAAGAACATTGACATCTTAAATGCAGTGGATTCTGTTTCTACCACAAAAGTGTTAATTGGTGAGTTGCAAAATAGTGGCTGGGAACCTCTTCTTGGGGATATCAAACTATTTTGTGCAAAGCATGAGATTGATATTCCGGATCTAAGTAAGAAGTATGTTTCCCTCCAAATTATTTATCATTTCATAAGACTATTCTTGTTCATCAATTAACCCATGTCTTCCCATCTCTAGGTATGTTGATGTGACTAAATCTCGAAACAAgaatgacaacatcacaacctttCACCATTACAAAGTAGATGTGTTTAATGTTGCAATTGATCGACAACTAGTAGAGTTAGAAGATCGATTCAGTTCTCAAGCGACAGAGCTTTTGTCCCTGTATGCTTCTTTGGATCCTATGCTGGACACATTTAACATAGCAAATATATGCACTCTGGTGGAAAAAATTATCCTGTAGATTTCTCTAGTCAAGAAAGAGCTTAATTGTAGAGTCAGCTACCACATTTTCAAATTTATGTGTGCAACCATCCAGAACTAAAGGAATTATCAACACTTGCTGATCTAACAAGTGGACTATTTAAAATAGGTAGATATTCATCTTATCCTTTGGTGGACAGGTTGTTAAGATTAGTATTAACTCTTATAGTATCAAATGCAACCACCAAAAGATGCTTTTTAGCTATGAAACTTGCGAAGACACGTCTTATATAGTGGGAGATGGATTTTTGTGAGATTGTTTGGTAATTTATATTGAGAAGGAATTGGCTGCATCAATTAGTACTGATGAAATTATTGAAGCGTATGATTTAAGTTAATAGAAATGTAGTTTTGTTTTGGTTAAGACATGTGAAACATGCTtattatatactccctctgtccttgAAAGCTTCAACTTCTAAAATCCGTGCCAATcaatttttttaagtttgaccaactttatagaaatgagcatcaatatctataacatacaatgagtatcttatgaaaatatattctatgataaatctaatggtattaatttggtactataaatcttagtattttttctagaaatttggttaaagttttaaaagtttaacttaagacaactctagaagttgaagctttcagggacagAGGAAGTATGACTAAAACCATATGGTATGGCTATCAATTCTACTTTCCTTTGTTCATTGCACCCTCCCCCTATCCTAAAATCATGGCTCCGCTCCTATGGTTGTTATTGCCTTGGTAATAATCATATGAATCAACAATGGTAAGGGAAATAAtaggagagagagggggaatTGTTGATTATACTTTCGTCATATATACAAATGCATGGTGGAGCAAACTAAAGGAATTAAGATGGGGAAGAAAGTAAACTATATGCATGCCATACAAACTCTACTACCCAAGGAATCCTCCTGAAATAAATGGATGCATGCGTGATGGTGTGGAGATAGGAAAAGGAGGTTGGATTTGGTTTCTCTATGACGActttgatgaagatgaggacgaTAGTTACGGCTTCAACAACTTCTTCGACATGAAGACATGGATAATTGGGTTTCTAGATGGCAACATGAAGGCAGAGATGATATTATCTTCTCTAGTCTCTTCTCTATTTTATTATGGTTAGTTCAGACCGTGATGGACTAGTGAGAATAAGTCTAACCCTCAAGGCTTTTTTATAGGGCCTCTCAAGACAATTACTGAAATTGAGTTGGAAAATTCAGATCGGTTTCCTTATTCTTCGGTGGCAAAAGGAAGAAAAATGAAGACATAAGAAAGAAGGAGTTTATGCTCAACTTTGCCTATGGGAATGTTGACTGCCACTCGTTGGGCATGTATTCTTAGGCCTTTTTTTTAATGTTTACCTGTATGATCATCCAAATGAATCGTCATATAGGTTTGGGCTTGAGATTTAGAGCTATATGAAAGTGTGGGTACAATATAGATGAACATTTTCTAGGTACATATATTGTATTATTTTTTCGTGGGGTTACACATATTGTATTCCAAAGTGCT is a window from the Sorghum bicolor cultivar BTx623 chromosome 5, Sorghum_bicolor_NCBIv3, whole genome shotgun sequence genome containing:
- the LOC8079738 gene encoding ankyrin repeat-containing protein At5g02620 gives rise to the protein MMRHPKDDAAHLFISMCPSLYRAVYRGRTEEVMELLLRQKGAARDGKAAAGIRHGQCDILEVSAESNTVLHVAAEQGHDKLIQELYHRFTEHGLLLSHRNSALDTPLHCAARAGHVMAVAVLVKLSRGSGESILGCRNQAGDTALHLAARHGHHVVVAALVSAAAGPAADLNNAGVSPLYLAVMSGSVQAVKAITKCKDASSAGPSSQNALHAAVFQSSEMVDVLLGWRPALADQVDSSGSSPLHFASSAGDRSVVHAILRAAPPSTVYKKDSSGLSALHVAARMGHHRVAKEMLRMYPDAGELRDGDGGTFLHTACREKQASVVSSVAIKSRRLRGLLLDARDGGGNTALHLAVAAGAPGVVEDLLRKGGARADVVNDDGDTPFDLLAAASTTSSFTMVRLVVTLVAYGAQLGSTRRQDQLAPWSGRDVVQGVERTSDSLAVVAVLIAASAFAAGFNVPGGYDSGGTGRALLEGKSPAFGTFLFLDMFAVATSVVAVILLVYGKTSRSAVASFTSFAWALQCMWVSLMTLMLAFYVALAITSAVSRYGLMAIETCIFALQMCVTTWIMPAKSWSTIWRFIVRQRISHDKGKNVIIKRQYPLAGAFVLHFCLFTVITNIAGLIFWVTTDGRQGTGTPVVLSPTPSPVV